From a single Gammaproteobacteria bacterium genomic region:
- a CDS encoding SUMF1/EgtB/PvdO family nonheme iron enzyme, with amino-acid sequence MSDEPREKFRYDEIEPHPYRYRQRASLASALSWSSLRPGHPSPGAGGWPRRAAKLAAALAVLAGLLLLAQNAPRPVAFRLAPETAEVRIRDSLHLSIGEDSRLMFPGAHEATLSAPGYEDRSVRFEVAGKFAPWFDAQVFAWRLVRRPGHLDIALIPEVSAEALLDGAAAGPLPGFIRDIPAGAYQLEIRAPGYLPHRRQLEVEGKDITQQLLVRLEEDRKPAAPEQAKEKRPAPKPARAELRLASDPPGAAVSVDGRYRGAAPLRLSLEAGKAHRLLLLKPGHRAVTKTIRPGAGQEALTVSLPALAGLVAFDLQPKDTEIWVAGRRMRPDAQGRLSLPARQHEIVLKAPGYADQTHHVTASAELAKIVRARLLSRARQQELRRGEQERKNGFEFLPFRPAGDFAYKTTRRTHKVRLDRPFAIARTEVSNEQFKRFKSGHSSGDFKGHSLDGAAQPVVRVSWQEAALYANWLSRQLQVAPFYLEAGGQVTGFDPRSAGYRLPTEAEWVWAGGAQDARAYPWGDSLQKIPSRSGNYADKSARALLPVTLSHYNDGQAVSAPVGNFRPNARGLHDLGGNVAEWLHDVFLTKIAPRLEGAADAQVNPLGQQSGRFHVIRGAGWSDGSDKKLRLSYRQYNSDGDKAVGFRLAYYLPPPAAAAEEAAPGQ; translated from the coding sequence ATGAGCGATGAGCCGCGGGAGAAATTTCGCTATGACGAGATCGAGCCTCATCCCTACCGGTACCGGCAACGGGCGTCCCTGGCCTCCGCGCTGTCTTGGAGCAGCCTCCGTCCGGGCCACCCCTCGCCCGGCGCCGGCGGCTGGCCGCGCCGGGCCGCGAAACTCGCGGCAGCCCTGGCCGTCCTGGCCGGCTTGTTGCTCCTGGCGCAGAATGCCCCGCGCCCGGTCGCGTTCCGGCTGGCGCCCGAGACGGCGGAGGTCCGCATCCGGGACAGCCTCCACCTGTCCATAGGCGAAGACAGCCGCCTGATGTTCCCCGGCGCGCACGAGGCGACGCTGTCCGCCCCCGGTTACGAGGACCGGAGCGTGCGTTTCGAGGTGGCCGGGAAGTTCGCGCCGTGGTTCGACGCGCAGGTCTTCGCATGGCGCCTGGTTCGCCGGCCGGGCCACCTCGATATCGCCCTGATCCCCGAAGTCTCGGCCGAGGCGCTGCTGGACGGCGCCGCCGCCGGGCCGTTGCCCGGATTCATTCGCGACATCCCGGCGGGGGCTTACCAGTTGGAGATCCGGGCGCCGGGATACCTGCCTCACCGCCGGCAGCTCGAGGTGGAGGGCAAAGACATTACCCAGCAACTGTTGGTGCGGCTTGAGGAAGATCGCAAACCGGCCGCGCCGGAGCAGGCGAAGGAGAAGCGGCCGGCGCCGAAGCCCGCCCGCGCCGAGCTGCGCCTGGCCTCCGACCCCCCGGGCGCCGCCGTGAGCGTTGACGGCCGATACCGCGGCGCCGCGCCGTTGCGCCTCTCCCTGGAGGCGGGCAAGGCGCACCGGCTGCTGCTGCTGAAACCCGGCCACCGGGCGGTGACGAAGACCATTCGCCCGGGGGCGGGGCAGGAAGCGCTCACGGTCTCGCTGCCGGCGCTCGCGGGCCTGGTGGCATTCGATCTGCAACCGAAGGACACCGAGATTTGGGTGGCCGGGCGCCGCATGAGGCCCGACGCGCAAGGCCGGCTGTCGCTGCCGGCACGGCAACATGAAATCGTTCTCAAGGCGCCGGGTTACGCCGACCAGACGCATCATGTGACTGCCAGCGCGGAGTTGGCGAAGATCGTCCGGGCACGGCTGCTTTCCAGGGCCCGGCAGCAGGAATTGCGGCGCGGGGAGCAAGAGCGCAAGAACGGCTTCGAGTTTTTGCCCTTCCGCCCCGCCGGGGACTTCGCATACAAGACTACGCGCCGCACGCACAAGGTGCGCCTGGACCGCCCCTTCGCCATCGCCAGGACCGAGGTGAGCAACGAACAGTTCAAGCGCTTTAAGAGCGGGCACTCGTCCGGCGACTTCAAGGGGCACAGCCTGGATGGCGCGGCGCAGCCCGTGGTCAGGGTCTCCTGGCAGGAGGCCGCTCTCTACGCCAACTGGCTGAGCCGGCAGTTGCAGGTGGCGCCCTTCTACCTGGAGGCGGGCGGCCAGGTCACGGGCTTCGACCCGCGTTCGGCGGGCTACCGTCTGCCCACGGAGGCGGAGTGGGTATGGGCCGGCGGCGCGCAAGACGCGCGCGCGTATCCCTGGGGCGACAGCCTGCAAAAGATTCCCTCGCGCTCCGGCAACTACGCCGACAAGAGCGCCCGGGCGCTGCTGCCCGTCACGCTGTCTCACTACAACGACGGCCAGGCGGTCAGCGCCCCGGTGGGCAATTTCCGGCCCAACGCCAGAGGGCTGCACGACCTGGGCGGCAACGTCGCCGAATGGCTGCACGATGTCTTCCTGACCAAGATCGCGCCGCGGCTCGAGGGGGCCGCCGACGCGCAGGTCAATCCCCTGGGGCAGCAAAGCGGGCGCTTTCACGTCATCCGGGGCGCCGGCTGGAGCGACGGCTCGGACAAGAAGCTGCGGCTCTCTTACCGGCAGTACAATAGCGACGGCGACAAGGCCGTGGGCTTCCGCCTGGCGTATTACCTGCCGCCGCCCGCCGCCGCGGCCGAGGAGGCGGCGCCGGGCCAGTGA